The following are from one region of the Carcharodon carcharias isolate sCarCar2 chromosome 27, sCarCar2.pri, whole genome shotgun sequence genome:
- the LOC121270233 gene encoding zinc finger protein 501-like, translating to MEGKGTVLSGEKLYTCSVCGRGFSRSSGLSKHKRSHSGEKPCKCGDCGKGFNHPSELETHRRSHTGERPFTCSICGKGFTQSSHLLRHQRVHTEERPFKCPDCGKCYKGSSDLMSHQRVHTDERPFKCSDCEKCYKSSGELMRHQRVHTDERPFKCLDCGKCYKSSSELMSHQRVHTEERPFECLDCGKCYKSSGELMHHQRVHTDERPFRCSHCGTGFRRSSGLTEHQRIHTGERPFTCTECGKRFTQSSTLLRHQQVHTEERPFKCPDCGKCYKSSGELMLHQRVHTDERPFRCSHCGTGFKQSSQLTKHQRTHTGERPFTCTACGKGFTQSNTLLTHQQVHSEDRQFKCPDCGKCYKRPGDIPPHDTPASSHWGEAVHLDRVWERIHSAIHPDETPASSQVTPGDGFCC from the coding sequence ATGGAAGGAAAAGGCACCGTTCTCAGTGGAGAGAAATTGTACACGTGTTCTGtctgtggacgaggcttcagccgATCATCTGGCCTGTCGAAGCACAAACGcagtcacagtggggagaaaccatgtaagtgtggggactgtgggaagggattcaatcacCCATCggagctggaaactcatcgacgcagccatactggggagaggccgttcacctgctctataTGTGGGAAGGGCTTCAcccagtcatcccacctgctgagacaccagcgggttcacactgaggagagaccttttaaatgcccagactgcgGGAAGTGCTATAAAGGTTCCAGCGATttgatgtcccatcaacgtgttcacactgatgagagaccttttaaatgctcaGATTGTGAGAAGTGTTATAAAAGTTCTGGGGAACTGATGCgtcatcaacgtgttcacactgacgagagaccttttaaatgcctaGATTgcgggaagtgctataaaagttccaGCGAACTGATGTctcatcaacgtgttcacactgaggagagacctttTGAATGCCTGgactgtgggaagtgctataaaagttcagGAGAACTGATGcaccatcaacgtgttcacactgatgagagaccattcaggtgctctcactgtgggactgggttcaggagATCATCTGGCCTCACTGAACACcaacgaattcacactggggagaggccattcacttgcACGGAGTgcgggaagagattcactcagtcatccaccctgctgagacaccagcaagttcacactgaggagagaccttttaaatgcccagactgtgggaagtgctataaaagttctggggaactgatgcttcatcaacgtgttcacactgatgagagaccattcaggtgctctcactgtgggactgggttcaagcAATCATCTCAACTCACAAAACACCAGcgaactcacactggggagagaccattcacctgtactgcatgtgggaagggattcactcagtcaaaCACTCTACTGACACATCAGCAAGTTCACAGTGAGGACAGACaatttaaatgcccagactgtgggaagtgctataaaagaCCCGGGGATATCCCACCTCatgacacaccagcaagttcacactggggagaggccgttcaccttgatcgtgtgtgggaaaggattcactcagccATCCACCCTgatgagacaccagcaagttcacaagtgactccaggagatggattttgctgttaa